Within the Girardinichthys multiradiatus isolate DD_20200921_A chromosome 12, DD_fGirMul_XY1, whole genome shotgun sequence genome, the region ttattttaatgttcacTTCCTTGTCCTGTGTCAGCTGGAGGAGGAAGATGGATTTATTGAGTTTCTGTCAGTGCATCAGAACCGCAGCCAGGCTCAGACCTGGGCTAATGACATGGCTCAGCATCCGACTGACCCTGGTAGCAtacaaaaagagaagaagaaaaagaagccaGCCTCTGATGATTACCTCAACTTTGACTCAGATCAGTCAGAAGATGAAAAGGAAATGGAggatggtgatgatgatgatgataaagaTGAAGGTTGGTGGTTTTTTCGTATCCTTCTGTTATATGGAAGCGAATTTCCTAAAAATGCTGCATGTTTCACAATTAAAACTGTATCAAGTTTAAGTAGAATTTGAACATATTGGTGTTTTTAGTTGCCTCTAAAGAAGCCATGAAGTCTAGCCTGTCAGATATGGACTACCTGCGCTCCAAGGTGGCACAAGTTATGGAGGAGAGTGATGAAGAGAATGAAGCCAATGAAGAGAAAGGTGATGGTCCCGTTCCGCATGGAGACAGTGCCTATGAGAGCGGTGAACGAGAAAACATCTCAAAGTCTAAACCTATCTCTGGAAATAGGAAACAGAGTGTCAAACAGGAGGTATAAGTTGGTAAAACTgcacattaaatattaaatataatcaTTTGGTTGTAAGTTTTTGTTTACGCGGCGTCTCTGTGTTCAGACGGAGCCGACGACAGAGTTCACTGTGAAGCTGAGAGGAGTCCCGTTTAATGTGAAAGAGGTGAGTTAAGCCTCATCACTGAGGATGTTCTGTTTCAGTAACATGCTGTGTTtgttaaacctttttaaaataaaattcttttAGCAACAAATCCGAGAGTTCATGACTCCGCTGAGGCCTGCAGCAATCAGGATCGGGAGGAATGAAAGtggaaacagaacaggtgtgttgCTGAAAGTATGAAGATAAAATGTTTGCACCATTTACCTATCTATGGTCTcagtttaaacaatttaaaggtCAATATGTTAAAACAAGCTACATGTGACTGCTTTAGGGTATGTGTATGTGGACGTGCACTCTGAAGAGGAGGTGGAGAAGGCTCTGAAGAAGAATAAAGACTAcataggtaaaaaaaataaatcaataacttaatgaagaatataaaataatttagaacTAATAAGATCACATTGATcactttttattgcttttatagGAACAGGTGGTATTGGATGCTCCTGAGAGTTTtattaaagacataaaaaacaggTTCCTGCTATTTAGAAGTCATGTATCGAAGAGATACATGACATAATTATCTGTACAGTGAAATGactaattttaaaatcttttgagACCTCTCTAAGCCCCTAACATTGCTCATTAACTGCTGCAATGTTCTTTCTGAAGGCCTGAGACAGTTCTGCTTGTTTTCCAGGGGGTCGTTACATCGAAGTCTTCCGTGTTGATTCTTCAGGAGCGAAAAGCAAGAGGAACAAAAACGACAAAGAAATTGACAGAACCTTCGCCAGGAAGCTGAAggaggatgaggaagaggaagatgtTTCAGAGTCTGGTCGACTCTTCATCAGAAACCTTCCTTACACCTGCACTGAAGAAGAAATCGAAGAGCTTTTTAGTAAATACGGTGAGTTAAAGAACCAGTAGTGAACATGCAGTTTTTTAGTTGTGcctacaaaaatattttgtctcCCGCAGATGTTTTATTATTCTTCGTACTTCACAGGCCCTTTATCGGAGATGCTCTTCCCTATTGACAATCTGACCAAGAAACCTAAAGGATTTGCTTTTGTTACCTACATGATACCAGAAAATGCTGTGGTAGCTCTCACAAAGTTGGATGGACATATATTCCAGGTATTTATTTCtcattctttaaaaatgtacagGACTTCCATCACCTAAAAGGGTATATAACCTattttttacccttttttaCTGTTCAGTTGTGTTAAGACTTGTAACTCAACGGTAACAATCACTACCGTGTGTAAGCATGAAACAGAACATAAGCACAAGACAGCAGAGGAAACAACTGAAAGTTGCAGACGAGTGATTATGTTATGCACAGAACATTGGACTCGAGCATCAATGCATGAAACAGTGTCCCCAAAAGAGGAAAATGGTGAATGTAGAGTCTTCAACTTGAATGTGAGATCATAAGGTGAAGATTTATATGGGAAATTATTCAGTGAGCAAAAGGATGTCAGGTTAAATGAGAATTCACTCTGATGGAAACAGTGGCCATGTAAAACATAGTGGCAGTGAATGGAAGTAGCTGAAAGTCTCACTTTTCAAAACATAATCAGTCAGTGTTTTAATTGTGAGGGTTAAACTGAACTACTTCAAGCTAATCCAAAACATGTGATGATTGCCAGGAATTCAGTTGGTTCAGGCATgatgggaaaaaaagaaactttttttctgagaaacttTATTCTCACAAACAACACCCTCGATTGCCTTCACTGTCTGCTGGTTCACTAGAGCTGTATGGCGTACCATAAACTGTTGTTTTCACTCCTCAGCTTTAGGTTGTTGCTTGTCATGTTTCCAtctgtttttggtgtgtagggAGAAATCCAAAAACTCCATCCAttagtaattttttttctttacaactaCAAAtagtgggctgcatggtggcgcagttggtggcactgttaccttgcagcaagaaggtcctgggtttgattcccgtccgggggtctttctgcatggagtttgcatgttctcccggtgcatgcgtgggttctcaccgggtactccggcttcctcctacagtccacagacatgccagttaggttaattggtcactctaaattgcccttaggtgtatgaatgagtgtgtgcgtggttgtttgtgtgttgccctgtgatggactggcgacctgtccagggtgtaccccacctctcacccatagactgctggagataggcaccagcttccccgcgacccactatggaataagcggtagaaaatgactgactgactacaaATAGTCACATATATTTTGAGTGTGGCTccaaaagtagtttttttttaataaggtgtattttaaaatatctttatggtgacatttgctctttaaaaatattttgcaggGGGCTCTCAGTTCATCATAACTGAGTAGCAGCTCAGGCTGACAGGGTgcgttatttttttcttgtgattTTAGGGTAGAATGCTTCATGTTCTTGCCTCCACTGTGAAGAAGGAAATATCTGAGACTTCAGAATCTGGTGGTCCTGGCTCTTCATCATATAAACGACAGAAAGATGCTAAAAATAAAGCTTCAAGTTCTAGGTATGCATAACACGATAAAAGACCTTCCATTTCTGGGTGGTGTTGCTGTTTTAAATTGCACActaattttctttgtctttccaGCACACACAACTGGAACACGTTGTTTTTGGGTACAAGTGCAGTGGCCGATGCCATTGCTGAGAAATATAACACTACAAAAAGCCACGTCTTAGACCATGTGAGTGACCCTACATCTGGGGCTTTATgctgaattattttattatttttttgaggaTGAGCAAAACTAATTAAGTAAACATTCTCTGTATTATCTTCCAAAGGAGTCAAAAGGAAGCGTTGCTGTGAGGATGGCTCTAGGAGAAACTCAGATTGTCCAGGAGACTCGACAATTCCTGCTGGACAACAGTGTTTGTCTAGACTCCTTTAGTCAAGTAATTGGGAGGAAAAAATTTGAGATTCTGTATGCATAATCCATTCATATGTGTAAACATCTAGTTATATTTGTACAGGCAGCAGCAGCGAGGAGTACGACTGTGATCCTGGTTAAAAACCTCCCTGTGGGAGTGACAACAACGGAGCTTGAAGAACTTTTCTCGCCTCACGGCTCTTTGGGTCGAGTCCTGCTGCCGCCTACAGGACTCACCGCCATCATCGAGTTCCTGGAGCCAACCGAAGCCAAGCGAGCCTTCACAAGGCTGGCTTACAGCAAGGTGTGTGAGACCTTTCATCcacagcgccttgcaaaagtcCTTATATGTCTTAAACATTGTCATATTTTTTACAACTTCAAACGTCTCTGTATTTCATTGATTTAGGATGATAGACCAAAAGAAAATtgtgcatagttgtgaagtaaaaagaagagaacaaatgattttcaatttttttataaatgcacagctaaaaagtgtggcaaacctttgtattcagcccccactTGCACCTCTTTTTGGGTATATTTCcactagctttgcacatctagagccTGAAAATTTCCCCGAATCTTTGGAACATAGTTCAGCTTGAACTACTTTGAATGGATAGCATATTTGAACAAGAATTTTAAGTCTTGCAACTGTTTTGCAATTGTATACAAGCTTGGCGATTATTCTAACATGATTATAGTTAAACCATTCTGTTGTATCTCCGCTggtatgtttaaggttgttcTGTGTGATGGTGAACCTCTGCTCTGGTcttaaatcttttgcagccaacaataactttatttttttccaatctGCCACATGGCCTAGATTTGTGGTAGACATAAGTAATAGTTGCCTTGTTAACAGattttccacctgagctgtagatctccccaggtcctccagagtcactatgggcctcttggctgcttcttttcctttttttcccccaaagaCCTCTAaagccttcaaagaacagctgtgTTTACAATGAGATTAAGttacacacaggtagactcTATTTACATATGCCCCTTTTTCACAGGCTCTACTTTGGCAGGCTCCGCCTCAGCCcgtttccattactggcttTCTTGGTACCTGTTCGTAATCAGGCCCCATTGGGGTTGAAATGTgttgtgaacagactgctgttaaATGAGGGGACATGAGCGTTGTCAGCAGTATGTCGGCGGCATGAGAAAGTGTTCATCAAGATTGTAGAGAGAATGACAAGCCATTGATTGTACAGCACATCGCAGTGTGAGGAGAAGCTCAAAAAAACTCAAGAGcgactacaaaaatattaaggaccacaatggccgaaGCAGGTCAAACTTAAAGCTGTGGCGGCGGTTTGTAATCACTGTTGCAGGACATGGTGTGCGATGGTGagagtttattttactttgcatgtttgtaCTTGAAACTTATCCCATGTTTGGTAGGCTCACACGAATCATAAGACAGTAAGGGTTAATGGCAGCACAGTGGTGACGGCTGGAGGTGGAGTTTCATGCCATAACTCCAGCTGTCAGTGAgccaatggaaacacaacaggtttcaTGTGAAGCAGAGCAAGACCAAGCAGAGTTTAGGCGTGTGGTCCTGGAACCgtgaatggaaaagaggcatatTCAGGTTACTTCTggaggcagttggttgcactggattttctttaggggtatcagagtaaattctgcagaattaaaaaacattttgtgcttGGAATTTTTCACAATGATGTGCTACTTTATGTCACAAAGAAAatttagataaaatacattaatatttgtgGGGGTTTTTTCCTTAAACTCTAGTTCCATCATGTCCCACTGTATTTGGAGTGGGCCCCTGTTGGAGTGTTCACACCCTCCAAACCAGAAACAGGTAAAATCACCTACACACTGGACAGCCTTTATGTTTGTATTATAACACTGTATTGTTTCCTGGACATTATTTTAGAATACATATTGGGTCTGCCTAACCAAATACTTCCAAAATAATCTAATATCAGATAAAAAAGAGCCAGTGAAGGAAGAGAGCAAGACAGAGGATGagcaagaagaggaagaagaagaagaaactgtACCTGGTTCTACACTTTTCATTAAGAATCTAAATTTCAACACAACAGAAGAAAAACTACAGGAGGTAAGTCACCTCTCACACCTCTGCTATGTCTAGTGACATGTACAGTAACAAACCAGTATATAAgatgctgttttctttatttactgcAGGTCTTCTCCAAAAGTGGAAAGGTCAGGTCTTGCAGCATTTCCAAGAAGAAAGATAAATCAGGTATTTCACATTATTACTTGAATCCTATTTTGATAAAGGACTGGCAGTTCATCTAAGAGCTATGTTCGTATGaacttcatttttcttttatctatAAATATTTGAGTTGATTTGTATGCTTCAACTACAACAGTGATCCTGCCTGTGAGGTCCCCATCCCACTAATTGGTCAACAAAGATaacaaagattttaaatgtctgtttgaGTGTGAAACATGGTAAATGGttacaaatataaatacttATAAATTTATGTTAAAACTGACTGAGGTTAAATAACGCTAAGCTACAGGAAGTTCTGTTCAGAGCCTTGGTAGTCCTCTGTCTCCGTTATTCCTTCCACTTTGTGTAATGGAGTAGCATACAGCAGGATGCTTCCACTGAAATGCTTGAAAATAGGTACAGTGTTATTTAAAAGCCTTGTTGTGGCATTCTAGCTAATTATGACATATGCTGCTGTTGGCATAACAGATCATGCTAGTTACGTTTTGAATAAATACTATTAGTagcattttaaataatgctaGCATATTAACACATGGTAGCATTTTGCCCATCTTGACTTATTAGATAACATTGGCCATTGATAGGTAACATGCTAACATTGCATTTTAGCTGATAAAAGCAATTTGGAAACAATTTGCACctttgcagatttttatttattgttagcAACGTGCTAACAGTAGCTTGTAGCTATCACTATTTTATTAGCTAATGTGACCACAATacttgtacttgtactcgtcgtcttccgcttatccggaaccgggtcacgggggcagcagactcagcagagacacccagacgtccctctccccagacacctcct harbors:
- the rbm19 gene encoding probable RNA-binding protein 19, whose translation is MSIWRCRCSVHVGLLTFFKHLYTYGFSGFTATYTYGFSGFTATTTMSRLIVKNLPNGMKEERFRSMFASFGTVTDCSLKFTKEGKFRKFGFVGFKSEEDASRALTHFNKSFVDTSRVTVEMCKAFGDPTKGKAWSKHSQRTEQEKLSAAAPKDTKKKKTGKKETSSVLGTLEEEDGFIEFLSVHQNRSQAQTWANDMAQHPTDPGSIQKEKKKKKPASDDYLNFDSDQSEDEKEMEDGDDDDDKDEVASKEAMKSSLSDMDYLRSKVAQVMEESDEENEANEEKGDGPVPHGDSAYESGERENISKSKPISGNRKQSVKQETEPTTEFTVKLRGVPFNVKEQQIREFMTPLRPAAIRIGRNESGNRTGYVYVDVHSEEEVEKALKKNKDYIGGRYIEVFRVDSSGAKSKRNKNDKEIDRTFARKLKEDEEEEDVSESGRLFIRNLPYTCTEEEIEELFSKYGPLSEMLFPIDNLTKKPKGFAFVTYMIPENAVVALTKLDGHIFQGRMLHVLASTVKKEISETSESGGPGSSSYKRQKDAKNKASSSSTHNWNTLFLGTSAVADAIAEKYNTTKSHVLDHESKGSVAVRMALGETQIVQETRQFLLDNSVCLDSFSQAAAARSTTVILVKNLPVGVTTTELEELFSPHGSLGRVLLPPTGLTAIIEFLEPTEAKRAFTRLAYSKFHHVPLYLEWAPVGVFTPSKPETDKKEPVKEESKTEDEQEEEEEEETVPGSTLFIKNLNFNTTEEKLQEVFSKSGKVRSCSISKKKDKSGNLLSMGYGFLQYQTAEAAQKALRQLQHCMVDDHQLEVKISERATRTAEVSHKKKQAEKKQTGSKILVRNVPFQATVREIRELFCTFGELKTVRLPKKAAGSGNHRGFAFVDFLTKQDAKKAFAALCHSTHLYGRRLVLEWADAEDTVETLRQKTAQHFHGDLPKKRRKADVMEGILESMETDGGVED